Within the Oryzias melastigma strain HK-1 linkage group LG8, ASM292280v2, whole genome shotgun sequence genome, the region ttaaaaacatgcagaaaagaaaaatacatttaacacaaaaatctgttttggtaaaatgtaaaaagaagagACGAGGACGAATTATAGGATAAAATGATAATTAAACCGCAAAAATGCTGAGGATCATTTATGGCCATAATTCATGTGTAAAGATCAAAGTCTATTCTTCTTGAGTTGTAGAACTGAGACCCGTCCTGGTCCACTCTCCTGCAGTAAACGCCGTCACTGAAATAGCCTTCATCCACCCAGccctggaaaacaaacaataagAAGATTAAAACCCCCCCAGGTCCAACCGAGGGTCACAGCTACTTCACAAGTCAATAATCTGACAAACACGACGGGATTAAGTGTTAACTTTAAAGATACAAGAAGGAAAAGAAAGTAGTTCaagttttataaagaaataaactccATTATAATGTTGGATATAAAATGCTGCAtggattttaaagaaatgaataaaaaaatgtgttagatcaggggtctgcaacctttaatccTAAAAGTTTTCCAGGTTCTTATGACGAAACCCATCAAGAGCTGCaaagtttcacctcaaagttaaaaaaatacactttatttatgtttttgtggccattaagtcattcatttataaaatttaGCTTTGAAATTGAACTTATTTCACTTTTGACAAAagcacattcaagttcctttcaaaataaaacacatactGTGTTTAATCCGATCTTCTAGCTGCACTTTAAAATGCAAGAAACGAAACATTCTTTTATTgacttttgtgtttcttcacTCTCCTTTTacaagtgaataaaaacataacattagCGTAGAAtccaaaatcattttaaatctatttatgtaaatgcaataagataAACCCCTCTGATAGAAGATTAAAccatttaatattattttaattaattaggcctttctgacatgtcaaaaatctaaacataaattaattcattaagtttaaagttttcttcaaagcttAAGAGCCACAATGGATTAATAAAAGAGCAGCATGTGGCTCCAGGCcgtaggttgcagacccctgagttagacattaaaaaataaaattaaaaaatataaattcgtTCTTTCGGATAACACCCAGTTTTCTTAGTTTTTCGGAGTCTCAGAAACCTCGGGGTGTTGTTTGCAGAGTCTTCGTCACTCCAAACGGatcataaaaagttttaaatcattTGAGGAGGAATgtggcaaaattaaaaagtatttttacctataaatgcttttatttcttctcgtTTAAAAATCTCTTGTTACCTACTTTAACAAACATTCCCGAAATCATCATCAGCTTGTCAAAAAGGCTTTAAACCAGAACCAATAAACtgacacacatttaaaatgttagtttttgaGCCTTGCATGGGCAACcccagatgaacatttctgaCCTTTTAACTCCCTACTCTTGGCTCAATCTTCCAACCAACCAAAATCCTGCTTTAAGACGAGAGGAGATCTCTTTTAAGCTGTTGCTAAAAAGTCTTCAAAACTCCCTCCCAATGTCGCTGCATCAGATCGACTTCGTTGAGTTCTTTAAATCCCAGGTTAAGATGTTTTTAGTCCtggttttagtttgattttgacttttagTAAACCttgttaattttgtattttgttaccTTTCTGTGTTTGGTtggattttaatgaaaagtgctataaaaaaaaagatatttattcAATTCTActctttttaaacatgaattatcactattttatttaaataaaatcaatatcaGTAATAAATATAACAGTCGTTGTGTAACTGGATTCAAATTAACTGAAGAAATACACTTTCtagacacaaacattttaaaaaattgaaataaaaaaaagtttattttgactCTAATTTTTCAGATAATagcaaaaatacacaatacAAGATCTATGCAGCATTTTATTCACTACTTTTATGCAACATTTGAATATCCTAAATAATGTGAAGACAATAACCTGCATCTGCTGGCTGGTGAAGGGGCCGTAGATTTCTGAATTGTCCTTGTTGTCCCATTTGTACTCCCACATCACTTCATCACTcactaaaaaaatcagagaggtgaataaaacaaattgcaTGACAATAGATAACCTTCAAATATGACTCCAAATTaccttttttgtcttcttcctCGTCTTTTTCTCCAACTTTCTCATCAAATTTATCCCCAAACATGTCGAgttcatcctcttcatcactgCCTCCAGGGTTCTGCCTGTCCGCTGCCGGCTTCTTGCTCTTCATGCTCTTCATCAAAAATCCTAGTTTCTCGTAGGTGTGCTGGTAGATTTCAAACATCCCAGATCCGACCAGTCTGTCAGCGAGAGCTGTGAGCTTATCCAGCTTCTCTGCATCCCTTTTGCTCTCCTTCGTGGGCTCGTTCTCTTTCCTCAGCTTCCCCTTCTTCCCTCCGAGGCCTCCTAACCGACGGAGCGCGGCGGCGACGGTTTCTCCTGGTTCCAGTAGCTCCACCACAGCTTCAGTGAGCTGATGCTGGGTGTAGGACGCTAGCGGGTCTTCCACAGGcatttcctcctcctcttcttcctcctcctgctcatCTCCGTCTCCCTGCTTCTCCTccctctgcttctcctcctcagCCTCATCCTCATCGCCGGCTCTGCGTACCCGTTTGGCCCCGAgacctttcttcttctttttgaaaGGCTGCTCTCTTATTTTCACCtgtaaaaatgaagatgtttcGATGATTCCATTCAAACTGAAACAAGTCCATGTATGTGTTCCTAAAATGAGGATACCCAGTCTATGTTGTCGAGCCAGTTGTCTTTAatctctttttcctttttgataaAATAGTTTCCCTCTGAATCAAAGTGAccttcctccatctcctcttctAGGTTGAAAGGTGTAATAGATACTCCTTCGTCATAGTCGATAGTTGCTCCTTCTTGacctgaaaacacattttcttacattaaaacagttttacaagAGCAATATTAGCATAAATGATTACTTTGTTCAGTTTAGCATGTATTAAACATTTTGGATTAATAATTATGTCatatttctaaataataataacgCTTACCCTCCACATCATCACTAGCTAGAATGTTGTATTTGCTGTGTTGTGTGTCTCCTCCttcatcatcctcttcatcactgTCTAGTGAATGTTTACCCTTGAACCTGGAACCGGGTCCACTGACAGCCTCACAGgtctataaaaaacaaaaagttactgagaaacaaaagcaaaacaaatccacttttattgtaatatacgcctaaaaagcctaaactaaacagtaaaatgtgcttttattattattatagagTGGGGCTTACTTCTAAGATAATAAATAAGATTTGATTTCTACCAAATTCAGAATTTCAAATGTGTGCTACTCTCATTTATtaatcatttctgttttgtctAAGAAAAAATACTAACAGAAAGTGTTCACTTCTACTAAAGAAGTCCTCAGCTCAAAAGCTTTTATGTTGGCAAGAATTCAAATGAAGTCTTAGGATATACTAAAATAAAGTAAGCATCTTTAAAATAAGTGCACTAATATCTCAACAGttcagtaaattaaatgaaggaaatagGTCAACAGATGATTTGGAAAACAGGCAGCACAACACTAAAATAATttcaactttaactttatttatacagccctTTTTCTGCTAAAGAGAACCTATAAGTgatttatataataaaaaatataaacagtaagTAAAACAttgcagctaaaaaaaagcaatcatactaaacaaatacttaaaatatatagatatatccCACAAAAACAATCCGTCAATAAAACCACCTGCACCTGAGGCTTCTGGAGGGtcataaactaaaagtaaaactgataaaaatgttgtttaaacttctacaaactaaaaaaaagaacgtCAAATCGACCATAAAGCTGAGCGGGAGCCAGTGCAAAGATTTAAATTTGGAGGAATGTGATCCTTCTTTCTGGTCCGGGTTAAAAGGCGACTTTTGTACAAACTGCAGCCGATTGACAGTATTCACATTAACGGTAGAAAGAAGGTATTACAATAATCTATTCTAGAATTCAGCGCTGGAACTGGAAAGACAGTCTCACTCGGGCAATATTTCTGACATGATAAAATGCAGTCTTCATAACACGGTTTGTGAgagctttaaaggaaaaatctgcatataaatatataaacatatataaacatttaagcTCAAAGTGGATAAGGAATCTTCTGTTTCAGAACCAACAATTAGGATCTCTGTTTTgtcttgctttaaaaatgtctttactaTCCATGTTACTATAGTTAAACTACAGTTCAAAAGGTCATCAATGGGTCCCATTTTATCAGGAGAaacataatattaatattaataacagTAACAAAATACACACTTGTAAGAATGGTTTCGTCCATTCAGATCAAATGTCAGAAACCAAAGTCATAACTTTTGATTAAACATTTGACACATGACTTTCCTCTAGTTTGTATGAGAGACGAGCAGCTTTACCTTCTTCTTGGCGGGTCCGTCGTCTTCCAGATCAAACTCCTCATTCCCGTCCTGAAATGTCACTTTTCTTTTCGACATGATGGTGCTGGAGAAGACAACAAAGCGCCACTTTTATCCACGCAACTGCACACCCAAAGCTGCAATAACACGCATGTTAGCTTTGCAGCTAAACTGTTAGCTAACAACAACCCAGACACAGCATGCAGAGCGAGTCAACGCCTCGCCACCAAGCGACAGAACATATTAAAGTCAGACAACATTAAACGgtgaacattgttttttttaaaaaagagcgTCGGCTGTGACGAATACGTAGAAATTTAACACCAAATATAGTAATGGAGCGCGTTA harbors:
- the cd2bp2 gene encoding CD2 antigen cytoplasmic tail-binding protein 2, yielding MSKRKVTFQDGNEEFDLEDDGPAKKKTCEAVSGPGSRFKGKHSLDSDEEDDEGGDTQHSKYNILASDDVEGQEGATIDYDEGVSITPFNLEEEMEEGHFDSEGNYFIKKEKEIKDNWLDNIDWVKIREQPFKKKKKGLGAKRVRRAGDEDEAEEEKQREEKQGDGDEQEEEEEEEEMPVEDPLASYTQHQLTEAVVELLEPGETVAAALRRLGGLGGKKGKLRKENEPTKESKRDAEKLDKLTALADRLVGSGMFEIYQHTYEKLGFLMKSMKSKKPAADRQNPGGSDEEDELDMFGDKFDEKVGEKDEEEDKKVSDEVMWEYKWDNKDNSEIYGPFTSQQMQGWVDEGYFSDGVYCRRVDQDGSQFYNSRRIDFDLYT